In one window of Canis lupus baileyi chromosome 12, mCanLup2.hap1, whole genome shotgun sequence DNA:
- the TSHB gene encoding thyrotropin subunit beta: MNQELLVWVIIPPAHQCKVSMTAIYLMSMLFGLACGQAMSFCFPTEYTMHVERKECAYCLTINTTICAGYCMTRDINGKLFLPKYALSQDVCTYRDFMYKTVEIPGCPRHVTPYFSYPVAVSCKCGKCNTDYSDCIHEAIKTNYCTKPQKSYVVGFSI; encoded by the exons ATGAACCAAGAGCTTTTAGTCTGGGTCATTATACCACCAGCTCACCAATGCAAAGTAAG cATGACTGCTATCTACCTGATGTCCATGCTTTTTGGCCTAGCATGTGGGCAAgcaatgtctttttgttttcctactgAGTATACGATGCATGTCGAAAGGAAAGAGTGTGCTTACTGCCTAACCATCAACACCACCATCTGTGCTGGATATTGTATGACACGG GATATCAATGGCAAACTATTTCTTCCAAAATATGCTCTGTCCCAGGATGTTTGTACATATAGAGACTTTATGTACAAGACTGTAGAAATACCAGGATGCCCGCGCCATGTTACTCCCTATTTCTCCTACCCTGTAGCTGTAAGCTGTAAGTGTGGCAAGTGTAATACTGACTATAGTGACTGTATACATGAGGCCATCAAGACAAACTATTGTACCAAACCTCAGAAGTCCTATGTGGTGGGATTTTCTATCTAA